The segment GGTCCTGTCCTCGGACATGGCTGTCTCCAGCTTTCCTCTACGCGTTTGACAAACACGAGAGGTCGCTCGCATTCTTGAGAAACGCGAGTGATCACTCGTGTTTGCCAGTCTATGGCAACGGGCGACCCATGTGACCTGCCGGGAAGCGAGCACATGGGTCAGGTGAAGGGGACACCTCGTCATGGCCGAAGTCAAGAAGACCGCACCCGCAGGGGGCAGGCCTCCGAGCGGGGAGAAGGCGGGCGGCTGGACGCGTTTCGTCACCGCCCGGCCGCGCCTCACCCTTCTCGTGGCCCTCGTCCTCACCGCCCTCGCCGTCCTGGCCGGCGGCGGGGTCGCCGACCGGATGGGCAGCGGCGGCTGGGAGGACCCGGCCGCCGAGTCCACGTACGCCACCGAGGCCCTCGGGCGCCAGTTCCCCGGCTCCCAGCCCAACCTGCTCCTGCTCGTCGACGCCGGAGCCGCCGGCACCGACGCGCCGGCCGTCGCCGCCGAGGCCCGCCGGCTCGCCGAGCGGCTCGACGCCGAGCCCGGCGTCGACGGCGTCGGCTCCTACTGGTCCACCGGCTCGCCCGCCCTCCGCTCCGAGGACGGCCGCAAGGCGGTGATCGCCGCCCGTATCGCCGGCGAGGAGAAGGACGCCGCCGCCGTCCTCGACCGCATCGCCCCCGAGTACCGGGGCACGCACGGCCCCGTCGAGGTCTCCCTCGGCGGCGGACTCGCCGTGCGCCACGAGATGCAGACGGTCATCCAGGAGGACCTGCTGCGGGCCGAGCTCATCGCCCTGCCCCTCACCCTCGTCCTGCTCGTCATGGTCTTCGGCAGCGCCGTCGCCGCCCTGCTGCCGCTCGGCGTCGGCATCGTCGCCATCCTCGGCACCAACGCCGTCCTGCGCGGCCTGACCGAGTTCACCGACGTCTCCGTCTTCGCGCAGAACCTGACGACGGCACTCGGCCTCGGACTCGCCATCGACTACGCCCTGTTCGTCGTCCGCCGCTACCGCGAGGAACTCGCCGCCGGGGCCGACACGTACACCGCCGTCCGCACCACCCTGCGCACCGCCGGGCGGACCGTGCTCTTCTCCGCCCTGACCGTCGCCGTCTCGCTCGCCGCGATGCTGCTCTTCCCGCAGTACTTCCTGCGCTCCTTCGCGTACGCCGGGATCGCCGTGGTCCTGCTCGCCGCGGCCGCCGCACTCACCCTGCTCCCGGCGGCCCTCGTGCTGCTCGGCGACCGGATCAACGCACTCGACCTGCGGCGCCTCCTCCGGCGCGGCCGGGCCTCCGGTCAGGACGGCGCCGGGGCGGGCTGGGCGCGGGCCGCCGCGCTCGTGATGCGCAGGGCGCCGGTCTTCGCCGTCCTCACCACCGCCGGACTCGTCCTCCTCGGACTGCCCTTCCTCGGTGTGAAGCTCGGCACCGCCGACGACCGCCAGCTCCCCGTCACCGCCTCCTCCCGGGTCGTCCAGGACGAGCTGCGGCACGGCTTCCCCGGCGACCCCGGCGGCACCCTCACCGTCCTCGCCGAGGGCGAGGCCACCCCCGCGCAGTACGCGGCCTACCGCGAGCGGATCGGCACCCTCGACGGCGTGGTCCGGGTCGACGGACCCGTGACCGCCCCCGGCGGCCACGCCTACTTCACCGTCGTGCCCGAGGGCGAGACCGTCGGCGCCGACGCCCAGCGCGCCGTGACCGAACTGCGCGCCGCGCCCGCCCCGTTCGAGACCTCCGTCACCGGGCAGGCCGCCGTCCTCGTCGACTCCAAGGACGCCCTCGCCGAACGGCTGCCCTGGGCGGCGGCCGTCATCGTCCTCGTCACCCTGCTCCTGGTCTTCCTGCTCACCGGCAGCGTCCTCATCCCCGTCCAGGCCGTCGTCCTCAACGCCCTCAGCCTCACGGCCATGTTCGGCGCGGTGGTCTGGGTCTTCCAGGACGGGCACCTCGCCGGACTCCTCGGCTTCACCCCCACCGGCGACATCGAGACCACCCTGCCCGTGCTGATGTTCTGCGTGGCCTTCGGACTCTCCATGGACTACGGGGTGTTCCTGCTCTCCCGCATCAAGGAGGAGTACGACCGCACCGGCGACCACGAGCACTCCGTCCGCTTCGGCCTGCGCCACACCGGCGGGCTCATCACCGCGGCCGCCGTGATCCTCGCCGTCGTCATGGTCGCCATCGGCACCTCCCGTGTCACCAACACCAAGATGCTCGGCCTCGGCATCGCCCTCGCCGTCCTCATGGACGCCATGGTGGTCCGCAGCCTCCTCGTCCCCTCCGTGATGAAGCTGACCGGCCGCCTCACCTGGTGGGCCCCCGGCCCGCTGCGGCGCTTCCACGACCGCTTCGGCATCAGCGAGTCGGACACGCCGGCCCCCGCACCCGAGCCGGACCTTCGGGAGCCGTCCGGGAAGACACCCGAGGAGCGCCGTGAGATGAGCCCGCTCCACCCGTGACACCGCACGCACAGGGCCGGACCCGGGATCACCGGGTCCGGCCCTGGGGCTGTGGGGGTGGGGCGGTACGTCAGGTCAGTCGCGGCGGCCCCGGTTGCCGGGGCGGCTGGCGACCCAGGCGCGGATCGTGTCCGCGTACCAGAAGGGCTTGCCCGACTCCACGTGGTCCGGGGTCGGCAGCAGTCCGTGCTTCCGGTAGGAGCGGACCGTGTCGGGCTGCACCCGGATGTGTGCGGCGATGTCCTTGTACGACCAGAGCCTTCTGTCCGTCATGCCTGGTACCTCCCTGCGCGCCGCGCAGCGGCGGCGGGGGTGCCGTTCGGGGGCGCTGCGGGCGTGCGATGGCGATCACTGAGCCATTGCCCCCTGCAACGACCCCTCCAGACCGGAGGAGAGCGCCTGTCGAGCGCCTGTGACGGAAAACCCGCGTGACGCGGATATGTGTGACACCGATGGGACGCACGTGACGAAACCGGGGCATCGGGACATCGGTGTGTCCAGGTGCGTCACCCCTGGCCAGAGAGGTATGCGCCGGTCACACGCCGCAGGAGCGGAGGAAGCGCCGGGTGCGCAGCGCGATCGGGTACGGAACATCCGGCTCGCACGGGTACATGTCCTGCTCGACGATCGCGAACAGGTCCACGTCCAGTGCCGACGCGGCGGCGAGCACCGGTTCCAGGGCCGGCACCCCGGACGGCGGCTCGCACATCACGCCGCGCCCCACGGCGGGACCGAAGGGCACCCCCTCGGCCACCACCCCGGCCAGGATCTCCGGGTCGACCTGCTTGAGATGCAGATAGCCGATCCGCTCGCCGTACGTCTCGATCAGCTTGACGCTGTCCCCGCCGGCGTACGCGTAGTGCCCGGTGTCCAGACAGAGCGAGACCGCCTCCGGATCGGTGGCGTCGAGGAACCGCGTCACGCTCTCCTCGTCGTCGAGATGGGTGTCCGCGTGCGGATGGACGACGATCCGCAGCCCGTACCGCTCCCGCACCTCCCGGCCCAGCCGCTCCGTGAGCCCCGTCAGGTCCCGCCACTGGCCGGCGGTGAGCGTCCGGTCCTCCAGGACCTCGCCCGTGCGGTCGTCCCGCCAGAACGACGGGATGACGACGAGATGGCCCGCGCCCACGGCCTGCGCCAGGGCCGCGTTCTCGGCGACGTGCGCCCAGGTCCGCTCCCAGACGTCCGGCCCGTGGTGGAGCCCGGTGAAGACCGTCCCCGCCGAGACCCTGAGGCCGCGCCGCGCGGTCTCCTCCGTCAGGACGGACGGATCGGTGGGCAGGTAGCCGTACGGGCCGAGCTCGATCCACTCGTAGCCCGCGCCGGACACCTCGTCGAGGAAGCGCTGCCAGGGCACCTGCCGGGGATCGTCGGGGAACCACACCCCCCAGGAGTCCGGGGCGGAGCCGATCCGGATCCGGGACGGCGACGGGGCGGAGGGCGAGGACGGCTGCGGTGACGGCTTCGTCATGCCTGCCACCTTGACCGGGGCGTGAGAGCAGCGTCAAGGACGCCGCCCCGGCCCGCACGGGCTGTTCCGCGCTGGCGGCCTGGTCGTCAGAATGTCCGGACATATCGTTGACACGCCTCCGGGCGGACGGCTAGACCTGGGTGCGGGAAGCCGGACGCGAGAGGTGGCGCGGGTGGAGTCGGAGCCGTACGACCTGATCACCATGGGGCGCCTCGGCGTGGACCTGTACCCGCTCCAGGCCGGGGTCGGCCTCGACCGGGTCGACACCTTCGCCAAGTTCCTCGGCGGCTCCCCGGCCAACGTGGCCGTCGCCGCCGCCCGGCTCGGCCGCCGCACCGCGCTCGTCTCCCGCACCGGCGCCGACCCCTTCGGGACGTATCTGCGCCGCGAGCTGAAGGGCTTCGGAGTCGACGACCGCTGGGTGACCGAGGTCGAGGAGTACCCCACCCCCGTCACGTTCTGCGCGCTCTTCCCGCCCGACGACTTCCCGCTCACCTTCTACCGCCGCCCCAAGGCCCCCGACCTGGAGATCCACCCGCACGAGCTGGACCTCGACGCGATCTCCGCCGCACGGGTCTTCTGGGCGACCGGCACCGGACTCTGCGCCGAGCCGAGCCGCTCGGCCACCCTGGCGGCGCTGCGGGCCCGCTCCGGGCGGGAGGTGACCGTCCTCGACCTGGACTGGCGGCCGATGTTCTGGGCCGACCCGGCGGCGGCCCGCCCGTACTACGCCGAGGCGCTGCGGCACGCGACCGTCGCCGTCGGCAACCTCGACGAGTGCGAGATCGCGACGGGAGAGCGCGAGCCGTACGCGGCGGCCCGCGCGCTGCTCACCTCGGACAGCGGTCGCGGCCTCCGGCTCGCCGTCGTCAAACAGGGCCCCAAGGGCGTCCTCGCGCTCGCCGCCGACGGGACGAGCGCCGAGGTGCCGCCGCTGCCGGTCGAGGTGGTCAACGGCCTCGGCGCGGGCGACGCGTTCGGCGGGGCGCTCGTCCACGGACTGCTCGCCGGCTGGGACCTGGAGACCACCCTGCGCCACGCCAACGCCGCCGGCGCGATCGTCGCGGGCCGTCTCGCCTGCTCGTCCGCCATGCCCGACCTGACGCAGATCACCCGGGCACTCGCGAGCGGAAGCGGCACCCTCGCGGAAAAGGGGTAGGGGGCAGTCATGCGTACCGATCACCCCCCGTCCCTCCACCTCCCCGCCGGGACCGCCGCCCGGGGCCCGTACGGGCTCGACATCGACCCCGGGCGGGCCGGCTGGACGTACTCCGCCCTCCGCGTCCTCACCCTCGGGCCCGGCGGGATCCACTCCTTCGAGAGCGGGGATTCCGAATGGGTCGTGCTTCCCCTCTCCGGTGCCTGTAGCGTGCGCGTCGACGGCGAGATCCTCGAACTCCAGGGCCGCGCGAGCGTGTTCGACGGAGTGACCGACTTCGCCTATGTACCGCGCGACGCCCACGCCCAGATCGCCTCCGGTGCGGGAGGCCGCTTCGCTTTGGCAGGAGCGAAGTGCGAGCGACGACTCCCCGCCCGCTACGGCCCCGCGCCGGAGGTTCCCGTCGAGACCCGGGGCAGCGGCAACCGCGCCCGCCAGGTGCGGAACTTCGCCTCGGCCGACGCCTTCGCCTGCGACCGGCTCATCGCCGTCGAGGTCGTCACGCCCGGCGGCAACTGGTCCTCCTACCCGCCGCACAAGCACGACGAGCACCGCCCGGGCGCCGAGTCCGTCCTGGAAGAGATCTACTACTACGAGATCGAGGGCCCGGGCGCCTTCGCCTACCAGCGGATCTCACCCTCCCGGCCCGGCGGCGCCGACCTCCTCGCCGAGGTCCGGGACGGCGACGCCGTCCTCGTGCCCGACGGCTGGCACGGCCCCTCGATCGCCCAGCCGGGTCACGCTCTCTTCTATCTCAACGTCATGGCGGGCCCCGGACCCGAGCGGGAGTGGAAGATCTGTTTCCACCCGGACCACACGGAGGGATACGCATGAGTGGCGCGAGCAGCGCGCGCGGCACGACTCTCCGGCTGACCGTCGCTCAGGCGCTCGTCCGCTTCCTCGCCGCCCAGTACACCGAGCGCGACGGCGCCCGGCAGCGCCTGATCGCCGCCACCTGGGGCATCTTCGGCCACGGGAACGTCGCCGGAATCGGGCAGGCCCTCGTCGAGGACCCCGCCCTCATGCCCTTCCACCAGGGCCGCAACGAACAGGCCATGGTGCACGCGGCCGTGGGCTACGCCCGGCAGTCCCGCCGGCTCTCCGCGCACGCCGTCACCACCTCCATCGGCCCCGGCGCCACCAACCTCGTCACCGGCGCCGCCCTCGCCACCGTCAACCACCTCCCGGTCCTGCTCCTGCCCGGCGACACCTTCGCGGGCCGCCCCGCCGACCCCGTACTCCAGCAGCTCGAAGTCCCGTACGCGGGCGACGTGTCGGTCAACGACTGTCTGCGTCCCGTCTCGAAGTACTTCGACCGGGTCGGGCGCCCCGAGGCCCTGATCCCGGCCGCGCTCGCCGCGATGCGGGTCCTCGCCGACCCCGTGGAGACCGGCGCGGTGACCCTCGCCCTGCCGCAGGACGTGCAGGCGGAGGCGTACGACTGGCCGGAGGAGTTCTTCGCCGAGCGGATCTGGCGGGTCCGCCGCCCCCGCCCCGACACCGTCGAACTCGATGCCGCCGTACGGGCGATCCGCGCGGCGGAGCGCCCGCTGATCGTGGTGGGCGGCGGGGTCGGGCACAGCGGTGCCGAGGACGCCCTGCGGACCTTCGCCGAGCGGACCGGCATGCCCGTCGCCACCACCCAGGCCGGCAAGGGTGCCCTGCCGTACGACCACCCCAGCGAGACCGGCGGCATCGGCCACACCGGCAGCTCCACCGCGAACGCCCTCGCCGCCACCAGCGACCTGATCCTCGGCGTCGGCACCCGCTACACCGACTTCACCACCGCCTCCGGCACCCTCTTCCCCGACGGCGTCCGCTTCGTCAACCTCAACATCGCCGGCTTCGACGCCCACAAACTGGGCGCACTGCCGCTCGTCGCCGACGCCCGCGAGGGCCTCACCGCCCTTACTCAGGCGCTCGGCGGACACCGGCAGGACACGACCCGGTGGACGACCTCCAAGCAGGACTGGCAGGAGCGGATCGACGCCGCCTACGCCGTCCCCGACGAGGACGCCCGCCCCACCCAGGCCCAGGTCCTCGGCGTACTCGACACTCTGGTCGACGGCAGCGACATCCTGATCAACGCCGCCGGATCGCTCCCCGGCGACCTCCACAAGCTGTGGCGGACCCGCTCGCCCGACCAGTACCACGTCGAGTACGGCTACTCCTGCATGGGCTACGAGATCCCCGCCGCCCTCGGCGTCCTGCTCGCCGCGCCCGACCGGCCCGTCTGGGCACTCGTCGGCGACGGTACATATCTGATGAACCCCACCGAAATCGTCACCGCCGTGCAGGAACGCCTCCCCCTGAGGCTGATCGTCCTCCAGAACCACGGCTACGCCTCGATCGGCGGCCTCTCGGAGGTGGTCGGCGCCGAGCGGTACGGCACCGACTACCGCCACCGGGACGCCTTCGGCGGCTTCACCGGCCCGCCGCTCCCCGTCGACCTCGGTGCCAACGCCGCCTCCCTCGGTATGCGGGTGCTACGCCCCCGCACCGTGCGTGACCTGCGGGAAGCCCTCGCGGACGCGCGGACCGCAACGGTTCCCACATGTGTCTACGTCGAGACCGAAACGCCAGACACTGTGTCGGGCCCGCCCCCGGCCCAGGCGTGGTGGGATGTGCCCGTGGCCGAGACCTCGACCCGCCCGTCGGCGGTCAAGGCACGCGAGGAGTACGACCGGCACGTCACCGCCCGACGCCGCCATCTCTGAAGGAGTAACTCGTCATGACGAAGACCGTCCACCACTGGATCGGTGGCAAGACCGTCGAGGGCACGTCGGGCAACTGGGGCCCGGTCACCGACCCGGCCACCGGTGCCGTCACCACGCAGGTCGCGCTCGCCTCCGTCGACGAGGTCGACGCCGCCGTCGCCGCCGCCAAGGACGCCTGGGCCACCTGGGGCACCTCCTCGCTCGCCCAGCGCACCACCATCCTCTTCAAGTTCCGCGCGCTGCTCGACGCCAACCGCGACGCCATCGCCGAGCTGATCGTCGCCGAGCACGGCAAGGTCCACTCCGACGCGCTCGGCGAGGTCGCCCGCGGACTGGAGATCGTCGACCTGGCCTGCGGCATCACCACCCAGCTCAAGGGCGAGCTGTCCACCCAGGTGTCGAACCGGGTCGACGTGGCGTCCATCCGCCAGCCCGTCGGCGTCGTCGCCGGCATCACGCCCTTCAACTTCCCGGCCATGGTGCCGATGTGGATGTTCCCGATCGCCATCGCGACCGGCAACACCTTCATCCTCAAGCCGAGCGAGAAGGACCCGTCGCCGTCCCTGAAGATCGCCGAGCTGCTCGCCGAGGCGGGCCTCCCGGACGGTGTCTTCAACGTCCTGCACGGCGACAAGGTGGCCGTGGACCGCCTCCTGGAGCACCCGGACGTCTCCGCGATCTCCTTCGTCGGCTCGACCCCGATCGCCCGCTACATCCACACCACCGCCTCCGCCAACGGCAAGCGCGTCCAGGCGCTCGGCGGCGCGAAGAACCACATGCTGGTCCTCCCGGACGCCGACCTCGACGCGGCGGCCGACGCGGCCGTCTCGGCGGCGTACGGCTCCGCCGGCGAGCGCTGCATGGCCATCTCGGCCGTCGTGGCCGTCGGCTCCATCGGCGACGAGCTGGTCCAGAAGATCCGCGAGCGCGCCGAGAAGATCAAGATCGGCCCCGGCACCGACCCCACCTCCGAGATGGGCCCGCTCATCACGGCCGTCCACCGCGACAAGGTCGCCTCGTACGTCCACGGCGCGGCGGACGAGGGCTGCGAGGTCGTCCTCGACGGCACCGGCTACACGGTCGAGGGCCACGAGGACGGCCACTGGATCGGCCTCTCCCTCCTGGACCACGTGCCGACCACGGCCAAGGCCTACCAGGATGAGATCTTCGGCCCGGTGCTCTGCGTGCTGCGCACCGAGACGTACGAGGAGGGCCTCGCCCTCATCAACGCCTCGCCGTTCGGCAACGGCACCGCGATCTTCACCCGCGACGGCGGCGCCGCCCGCCGCTTCCAGCTGGAGGTCGAGGCCGGCATGGTCGGCGTGAACGTGCCGATCCCCGTGCCGGTCGGCTACCACTCCTTCGGTGGCTGGAAGGACTCGCTCTTCGGCGACCACCACATCTACGGCAACGACGGCGTGCACTTCTACACCCGCGGCAAGGTCGTCACCACCCGCTGGCCGGACCCGTCGGACGCCCCGGCGGGCGTGGACCTGGGCTTCCCGCGCAACCACTGACGCGGGCGGTTCACGGCGACGGCCCCCGGGGTGCTGACAGCACACCCCGGGGGCCGTCGGCCGTCTTCGGCACCGTCGGCCGTCTCCGGCCTCAGTGGTCCTCGGTGAAGGTCCAGCCGCGCATCGAGAACACGCCCTCGTCCGCCGCGCCCGCCGCCCGGTACGTCGCCAGCGCGGGATCGTTGTCCGTGTCCACGCCCACCCACGCACCCCGGCAGCCCCGCTCCCGGGCCGCCGCGAGCAGCGCCTCCGTCAGCGCACGCCCCACCCCACGCCGCCGGTGGCCCTCGTCCACCGACAGCTCGTAGAGGCACATCTCCGCCCCCTTGTCCGGGTGCAGCATCTCGATCCCGGAGACGAACCCGGCCGGGAAGCCGTCCTCCGCATAGGCGATGAGCATCAGGTGCCCGGGTGCCGCCAGGAAGCGGGTCGCCCAGTCCTCGCGCGCCGGACCGTCGTAGAGATGCTCCGCCGCGAGCAGTTCGGACACCGTCGTCGCCCGCCGGATCTCCATGCCGTCTCCCTGTCTCCGCGTACCGCGCCTGCTGTACGCGGACCGTACTGCGTACGACCGGAGGAGGTGCGGCACCTCCGTCTCGCGGCAGCCGTGGTGCACAGCGTCCCCGCTTAGGCTCGACACCATGCGACTCCGACTTCCCCGGTGGGCCGCGGTCACCGCCGTCCTCGCCGTTCTCGCGGGTGCCGGCACCTGGACCGCCGTCGCCTCGGACGATCCGCCGCCCGTGCACCGGGCGGACCGGATGCTCGACCTCGACGGCGCCCGTATCGACACCTCGTACTTCACCGGGGACGGTGACGGACGACGGCCGGCCGTCCTCCTCGGCCACGGCTTCGGCGGCTCCAAGGGCGACGTCCGCGCCCAGGCCGAGCAACTGGCCCGGGACGGATACGCCGTCCTCACCTGGTCCGCGCGCGGCTTCGGCGCCTCCACCGGCGAGATCGGGCTCAACGACCCCGACCACGAGGTCAAGGACGCCCGGAAGCTGATCGACTGGCTCGCCGCCCGGCCCGAGGTCCTCCTCGACAAGCCCGGCGACCCGCGCGTCGGCGTCACCGGCGCCTCCTACGGCGGGGCGATCTCCCTGCTCGCCGCCGGGTACGACGCACGCGTCGACGCCATCGCCCCGCAGATCACCTACTGGAACCTCGCGGACGCGCTCTTCCCGGACGGCGTGTTCAAGAAGCTCTGGGCCGGGATCTTCTTCTCGGCGGGCAACCAGCCGGGAGCCCCGGCGACGACGGAGAAGACCCCCACGGAGAAGCCCACGGGTGAGGCCCCCACGGGGAAGGCGGCCACGGGTAAGGCCTCCCCGGGCAACGCGGCCGCCTGTGGCCGCTTCACCCCCGAACTGTGCTCCCTCTACGAGCGCGTCGCCGTCGCCGGAAAGCCCGACGCCGCCGCCCGCGCGCTCCTCGAAGCCCGCAGCCCGTCCGCCGTCGGGGCCGAGGTCAAGGTGCCCGCGCTGCTCGTCCAGGGCCAGTCCGACTCGCTCTTCACCCTGGCCCAGTCCGACGCCATGGCCCGTACCCTCGCCGCCAACGGCGCTCCCGTCGCCGTCGACTGGATCGCCGGCGGCCACGACGGCGGCGACCGCGAGACCGAGCGCGTCGAGCGGCGGATCAGCACCTGGTTCGACCGCTGGCTGAAGAAGGACACCTCCGTCGACACCGGCCCCGCGTTCCGCGTCAGCCGCACCGGCGGCGTCGACTCCACCGACGGCCGGGCCACCCTGCGCGCCGCGACCGCCGACCGCTACCCGGGGCTCACCGCCGGGGCCACGAGCGTCCCGCTCGCCGGACCGGCGCAGACCTTCGCCAACCCCGCCGGCGCCGCACCGCCCGCCGTCTCGGCCGTCCCCGGCCTCGGCGGCGGAGTCGCCGGACTCTCCTCCCTCGGCGTCGGCCTCTCCCTCGACTTCCCCGGCCAGCACGCCCGGTTCGACGCGAAGCCGCAGACCGAGCCGCTCCGGATCACCGGCAGCCCGACCGTCCGCGTCAAGGTCACCTCCACCGCCGCCGACGGTTCCGCCGTCCTCTTCGCCAAGGTGTACGACGTCGGGCCCGACGGCCGGCAGCAGGTGCTGCCCGCCCAACTCGTCGCCCCCGTCCGCGTCGACGGCGCCGGGACCGGGAAGAGCGTCACGCTCACCCTCCCCGCGATCGACCACGAGGTGGAGGCCGGACACCGGCTCCGGCTCGTCGTCGCCGCCACCGACCTCGGCTACGCCTCCCCGACCGCCCCCGCCGGCTACACCGTCGCCGTCGAGAGCCCGCTCACCGTCCCCACCGCGCCCGGCCTCGACACCCAGGCCGCCGCCCTGCCCTGGTGGGTCTGGGGGCTGCCGCTCCTCGGCGTCGCCGTCGCCGCCGCACTGCTCCTCACCGCCCGCCGCCGCACCGCCGCCCCCGCGCCCGACCCCGCACTGGCCGTCGTACCGCTCCAGATCACCGGGCTCTCCAAGAAGTACAAGGGCGGCGACCGGTACAGCGTCAAGGACCTGTCCTTCCGCGTCGAGCAGGGCCAGGTCCTCGGCCTCCTCGGACCCAACGGCGCCGGGAAGACCACCACCCTGCGCATGCTGATGGGCCTGATCACCCCCGACGAGGGTGAGATCCGGGTCTTCGGCCAGGCCATCCGGCCCGGAGCCCCCGTGCTCTCCCGGGTCGGCTCCTTCGTCGAGGGCGCCGGATTCCTGCCGCACCTCAACGGCCGGGAGAACCTGGACCTGTACTGGAAGGCCACCGGCCGACCCGCCGAGGACGCCCATGTCGACGAGGCCCTGCGCATCGCGAACCTGGGCAGCGCCCTCGACCGGGCCGTCCGCACCTACTCGCAGGGCATGCGGCAGCGCCTCGCCCTCGCCCAGGCCATGCTCGGCCTGCCGGACCTGCTGATCCTGGACGAGCCCACCAACGGACTCGACCCGCCGCAGATCCGCGAGATGCGCGAGGTGATGATCCGGTACGCGGCGGGCGGCCGTACCGTCATCGTCTCCAGCCACCTCCTCGCCGAGGTGGAGCAGTCCTGCACCCACCTCGTCGTCATGGACCGGGGACAGCTCGTGCAGGCAGGACCGGTCGCCGAGATCACCGGCTCCGGCGACACCCTGCTCGTCACGCTCGGGGCCCCCGTCCCCGACGCCCTCGTGGAGAAGATCGGCGCCCTCTCCGGCGTCTCCACGGCGGCCCGGACCGAGGGCGGGATCCTCGTCCGCCTCGACGGCCTCGACCCGACCGCCCTCATCGGCGAACTCGTCGGCCTCGACGTACCGCTGACCGGCGTCGGACCGCACCGGCGCCTCGAAGACGCGTTCCTGACCCTGATCGGAGGAGGAGCCGCATGAGCCCGCTGCTCGACACCCCCACGGCTCCCACGGCCCCCGCGGAGTCCGCCCCCGGCTACCGCGCCGGGCGCACCCTGCCGCTGCGCGTCGAGGCCCTGCGCCAGTGGAAGCGCCGCCGCACCCTGATCATGGGCGGCATCCTGGTCGCCCTGCCGTTCGTCCTGCTGATCGCCTTCGCGATCGGCGGCGACTCGGACGGCGGCCGCGACGGCCGCATCACCCTGATGGACACGGCGACCGCCTCCGGCGCCAACTTCGCGGCGACCTGCCTCTTCGTCTCCGCCGGATTCCTCCTCGTCATCCCGGTGGCGCTGTTCTGCGGGGACACCATCGCGTCCGAGGCGAGCTGGTCCTCCCTGCGCTACCTCCTGGCCGCGCCGGTGCCCCGGTCGCGGCTCCTCGCCTCCAAACTGACGGTCGCCCTCGCCTACAGCGCGGCGGCCATGGTCCTCCTGCCGCTCGTGGCCCTGGCCGTGGGCACGGTCGCCTACGGCTGGGGGCCGCTGCAGCTGCCGACCGGCGGCGCGGTGCCCGCCGGGGACGCGGTGCTCCGCATCGGTGTCGCCGTCGCCTTCGTCTTCGCCTCCCAACTGGTCACCGCGGGACTCGCCTTCTGGCTGTCCACCCGCACCGACGCCCCGCTCGGCGCGGTGGGCGGCGCCGTCGGTCTGACCATCGTCGGCAACGTCCTGGACGCCGTCACCGCCCTCGGCGACTGGCGCGAATACCTGCCGGCGCACTGGCAGTTCGCCTGGATCGACGCGCTCCAGCCGC is part of the Streptomyces sp. NBC_00250 genome and harbors:
- the iolD gene encoding 3D-(3,5/4)-trihydroxycyclohexane-1,2-dione acylhydrolase (decyclizing), producing MSGASSARGTTLRLTVAQALVRFLAAQYTERDGARQRLIAATWGIFGHGNVAGIGQALVEDPALMPFHQGRNEQAMVHAAVGYARQSRRLSAHAVTTSIGPGATNLVTGAALATVNHLPVLLLPGDTFAGRPADPVLQQLEVPYAGDVSVNDCLRPVSKYFDRVGRPEALIPAALAAMRVLADPVETGAVTLALPQDVQAEAYDWPEEFFAERIWRVRRPRPDTVELDAAVRAIRAAERPLIVVGGGVGHSGAEDALRTFAERTGMPVATTQAGKGALPYDHPSETGGIGHTGSSTANALAATSDLILGVGTRYTDFTTASGTLFPDGVRFVNLNIAGFDAHKLGALPLVADAREGLTALTQALGGHRQDTTRWTTSKQDWQERIDAAYAVPDEDARPTQAQVLGVLDTLVDGSDILINAAGSLPGDLHKLWRTRSPDQYHVEYGYSCMGYEIPAALGVLLAAPDRPVWALVGDGTYLMNPTEIVTAVQERLPLRLIVLQNHGYASIGGLSEVVGAERYGTDYRHRDAFGGFTGPPLPVDLGANAASLGMRVLRPRTVRDLREALADARTATVPTCVYVETETPDTVSGPPPAQAWWDVPVAETSTRPSAVKAREEYDRHVTARRRHL
- the mmsA gene encoding CoA-acylating methylmalonate-semialdehyde dehydrogenase, giving the protein MTKTVHHWIGGKTVEGTSGNWGPVTDPATGAVTTQVALASVDEVDAAVAAAKDAWATWGTSSLAQRTTILFKFRALLDANRDAIAELIVAEHGKVHSDALGEVARGLEIVDLACGITTQLKGELSTQVSNRVDVASIRQPVGVVAGITPFNFPAMVPMWMFPIAIATGNTFILKPSEKDPSPSLKIAELLAEAGLPDGVFNVLHGDKVAVDRLLEHPDVSAISFVGSTPIARYIHTTASANGKRVQALGGAKNHMLVLPDADLDAAADAAVSAAYGSAGERCMAISAVVAVGSIGDELVQKIRERAEKIKIGPGTDPTSEMGPLITAVHRDKVASYVHGAADEGCEVVLDGTGYTVEGHEDGHWIGLSLLDHVPTTAKAYQDEIFGPVLCVLRTETYEEGLALINASPFGNGTAIFTRDGGAARRFQLEVEAGMVGVNVPIPVPVGYHSFGGWKDSLFGDHHIYGNDGVHFYTRGKVVTTRWPDPSDAPAGVDLGFPRNH
- a CDS encoding CocE/NonD family hydrolase, with translation MRLRLPRWAAVTAVLAVLAGAGTWTAVASDDPPPVHRADRMLDLDGARIDTSYFTGDGDGRRPAVLLGHGFGGSKGDVRAQAEQLARDGYAVLTWSARGFGASTGEIGLNDPDHEVKDARKLIDWLAARPEVLLDKPGDPRVGVTGASYGGAISLLAAGYDARVDAIAPQITYWNLADALFPDGVFKKLWAGIFFSAGNQPGAPATTEKTPTEKPTGEAPTGKAATGKASPGNAAACGRFTPELCSLYERVAVAGKPDAAARALLEARSPSAVGAEVKVPALLVQGQSDSLFTLAQSDAMARTLAANGAPVAVDWIAGGHDGGDRETERVERRISTWFDRWLKKDTSVDTGPAFRVSRTGGVDSTDGRATLRAATADRYPGLTAGATSVPLAGPAQTFANPAGAAPPAVSAVPGLGGGVAGLSSLGVGLSLDFPGQHARFDAKPQTEPLRITGSPTVRVKVTSTAADGSAVLFAKVYDVGPDGRQQVLPAQLVAPVRVDGAGTGKSVTLTLPAIDHEVEAGHRLRLVVAATDLGYASPTAPAGYTVAVESPLTVPTAPGLDTQAAALPWWVWGLPLLGVAVAAALLLTARRRTAAPAPDPALAVVPLQITGLSKKYKGGDRYSVKDLSFRVEQGQVLGLLGPNGAGKTTTLRMLMGLITPDEGEIRVFGQAIRPGAPVLSRVGSFVEGAGFLPHLNGRENLDLYWKATGRPAEDAHVDEALRIANLGSALDRAVRTYSQGMRQRLALAQAMLGLPDLLILDEPTNGLDPPQIREMREVMIRYAAGGRTVIVSSHLLAEVEQSCTHLVVMDRGQLVQAGPVAEITGSGDTLLVTLGAPVPDALVEKIGALSGVSTAARTEGGILVRLDGLDPTALIGELVGLDVPLTGVGPHRRLEDAFLTLIGGGAA
- a CDS encoding GNAT family N-acetyltransferase — translated: MEIRRATTVSELLAAEHLYDGPAREDWATRFLAAPGHLMLIAYAEDGFPAGFVSGIEMLHPDKGAEMCLYELSVDEGHRRRGVGRALTEALLAAARERGCRGAWVGVDTDNDPALATYRAAGAADEGVFSMRGWTFTEDH